In a single window of the Penaeus chinensis breed Huanghai No. 1 chromosome 4, ASM1920278v2, whole genome shotgun sequence genome:
- the LOC125025029 gene encoding acanthoscurrin-2-like — MARNVAVTSLLVALCLVAVAGHSRYGFGHQGGVLGGGVHGGVLGGGVHGGALGGGVHGGVLGGGVHGGAHTGLLGGGLHGGVHAGGFRPVGSGVHGVGSFNPAHFPGLVPGFGFHVNRPVFGYNKCKYWCRSSYTRQYYCCQQSYYG, encoded by the coding sequence ATGGCTCGTAACGTGGCAGTGACTTCCCTCCTCGTGGCTCTGTGCCTCGTAGCCGTTGCAGGACACAGCCGTTACGGTTTTGGCCACCAAGGGGGCGTCTTGGGCGGTGGAGTCCACGGGGGCGTCCTGGGCGGTGGAGTCCACGGGGGCGCCCTGGGCGGTGGAGTCCACGGGGGCGTCCTGGGCGGTGGAGTCCACGGTGGCGCCCACACAGGTCTTCTGGGCGGTGGACTCCACGGAGGCGTCCATGCAGGGGGTTTTAGACCCGTAGGCTCTGGCGTCCATGGCGTCGGATCCTTCAACCCCGCTCATTTCCCTGGTCTTGTGCCTGGTTTCGGCTTCCACGTCAACAGACCCGTGTTCGGATACAACAAGTGCAAGTACTGGTGCAGGAGTAGCTATACCCGACAGTATTACTGCTGCCAACAGTCTTATTATGGCTAG